In one Corallococcus silvisoli genomic region, the following are encoded:
- a CDS encoding tetratricopeptide repeat protein produces MSPLPPDDGDAEPVDDLLRPLDDGSGPARRLSRQRSSALVQAALDAALVQDVPERPRGRRRPPVWLMTGAALVFAGASAAAVWHFSQPARPVPEVLTPHVPEPTRIATLEPVPLPRQAPPEPFVIEHPHPAHPTLTVRESSKPEDLLRQANALRSEGKWRDAEGLYLRVIRAEPSSLAAYVARVASGALRLEHLGDARGALRQFQDAVRLQPGGILDPEARHGVAEAHRALGDTEAEARALGEFLALHPDSPLSAASRGRLRELSPP; encoded by the coding sequence ATGAGTCCCCTGCCCCCCGACGACGGTGACGCGGAGCCCGTGGACGACCTCCTGCGCCCGCTGGACGACGGCAGTGGACCGGCGCGGCGGCTCTCCCGGCAGCGCTCGAGCGCGCTCGTGCAGGCGGCGCTGGACGCGGCGCTCGTGCAGGACGTGCCCGAGCGGCCTCGCGGGCGCAGGCGGCCTCCGGTCTGGTTGATGACGGGCGCGGCGCTCGTCTTCGCCGGGGCCTCGGCCGCCGCCGTGTGGCACTTCTCTCAGCCCGCGCGGCCCGTGCCGGAGGTGCTGACGCCGCACGTCCCCGAGCCGACGCGCATCGCCACGCTGGAGCCGGTGCCGCTGCCCAGACAGGCGCCGCCCGAGCCCTTCGTCATCGAACATCCCCACCCCGCCCATCCGACCCTCACCGTGCGCGAGTCGTCGAAGCCGGAGGACCTGCTGCGGCAGGCGAACGCGCTTCGCTCGGAGGGGAAGTGGAGGGACGCGGAAGGGTTGTACCTGCGCGTCATCCGCGCGGAGCCGTCGTCCCTGGCCGCGTACGTCGCGCGAGTGGCCTCGGGGGCGCTGCGGCTGGAGCACCTGGGAGATGCGCGCGGGGCCTTGCGGCAGTTCCAGGACGCGGTGCGGTTGCAGCCCGGGGGCATCTTGGATCCGGAGGCCCGCCACGGCGTGGCGGAAGCGCACCGGGCCCTGGGCGATACGGAGGCGGAGGCCCGGGCCCTGGGCGAGTTCCTGGCGCTGCATCCCGACTCGCCGCTGAGCGCCGCGTCGCGCGGTCGGCTGCGGGAGTTGTCGCCGCCATGA
- a CDS encoding RNA polymerase sigma factor, which translates to MSTDDPFSRRPPSLGDMRSSGSQATVASREAEDARLAAAVRGQRAATEALLLELLPRVRNLVRYLVRGDSDVEDIAQESLIALVRGLPTYRGEGRFHGWVDRVVVRTTFAWLKRSRGREARYSEYPVELLTVPSDEAPADEYLHRRHLVTLLDRLSTEQRHALVLHHVLELSVQEISTELGVPFETVRSRLRLGRTALRALASDAEGPEGETA; encoded by the coding sequence ATGAGCACCGATGACCCGTTTTCGCGCCGGCCCCCCTCCCTGGGGGACATGAGGAGTTCGGGCTCACAGGCGACCGTCGCCTCCCGGGAGGCGGAGGACGCCCGGTTGGCGGCGGCCGTGCGGGGTCAGCGCGCCGCGACGGAAGCCCTGCTCCTGGAGCTGCTGCCCCGGGTCCGCAACCTGGTGCGCTACCTGGTGCGGGGAGACTCGGACGTGGAGGACATCGCCCAGGAGTCACTGATCGCGCTGGTGCGAGGCCTGCCCACCTATCGCGGGGAGGGGCGCTTCCACGGCTGGGTGGACCGGGTGGTGGTGCGCACCACGTTCGCGTGGCTCAAGCGTTCTCGCGGGCGCGAGGCCCGCTACAGTGAGTACCCGGTGGAGTTGCTGACGGTGCCGTCCGACGAAGCGCCGGCGGACGAGTACCTGCATCGCCGGCACCTGGTGACGTTGTTGGACAGGCTTTCGACGGAGCAGCGGCACGCGCTGGTGCTGCACCACGTCCTGGAATTGAGCGTGCAGGAGATTTCGACGGAGCTGGGCGTCCCCTTCGAGACCGTGCGCAGCCGGCTGCGCCTGGGACGCACCGCGCTGCGCGCGCTGGCCTCGGACGCGGAAGGACCAGAGGGGGAAACGGCATGA
- a CDS encoding MFS transporter, with the protein MARLRDLRAVLNLTVLVAGLGYFVDLFDITLFGVVRVASLKDLGLTDPADILQSGLVIYNAQMAGMMVGGLFWGVLGDRRGRLSVMFGSILLYSVANLLNPFVWDVPSYAVCRFLGGLGLAGELGAAITLVAESLPKEKRGLGTTVVATLGMLGIVVAALVAQHLHWKAAYVTGGVLGLLLLFARFKVSESALFAQKAGPAKGNALLLFQEGRFLRYLGCILVGVPIYFTTGILFVFAPELTAGLHVQGTVTAGNAILFGSIGLTLGDLLSGVLSQWLQSRKRAVGFSLCAWFALVLVYGLMPGLTPTLIYVLSFFIGLTVGYWAMLVTMAAEQFGTNIRATVATTVPNFVRGSAVLAASAFGYLKGHLTVAHAALAVGSVCFVLALVALSRLAETFHRDLDFVESSDAAAAGADSRPGSAG; encoded by the coding sequence ATGGCACGCCTCCGGGATTTGCGCGCGGTCCTGAACCTCACCGTCCTCGTGGCGGGTCTGGGGTACTTCGTCGATCTCTTCGACATCACGTTGTTCGGCGTGGTGCGGGTCGCGTCGCTGAAGGACCTGGGCCTCACCGACCCCGCGGACATCCTCCAGAGCGGGCTCGTCATCTACAACGCGCAGATGGCGGGGATGATGGTGGGTGGCCTCTTCTGGGGCGTGCTCGGGGACCGGCGGGGGCGGCTGTCGGTGATGTTCGGCTCCATCCTCCTGTACTCGGTGGCGAACCTGCTGAACCCCTTCGTCTGGGACGTGCCCAGCTATGCCGTGTGCCGCTTCCTGGGCGGCCTGGGGCTCGCGGGCGAGCTGGGCGCGGCCATCACCCTGGTGGCGGAGTCCCTGCCGAAGGAGAAGCGCGGCCTGGGCACCACCGTCGTCGCCACGCTGGGCATGCTGGGCATCGTCGTCGCGGCGCTGGTCGCCCAGCACCTGCACTGGAAGGCGGCCTACGTCACGGGCGGCGTGCTGGGGCTCCTGCTCCTCTTCGCCCGCTTCAAGGTGTCCGAGTCCGCCCTCTTCGCCCAGAAGGCGGGCCCCGCGAAGGGCAACGCGCTGCTGCTCTTCCAGGAGGGCCGCTTCCTGCGCTACCTGGGCTGCATCCTCGTGGGCGTGCCCATCTACTTCACCACGGGCATCCTCTTCGTCTTCGCGCCGGAGCTGACGGCGGGGCTCCACGTGCAGGGCACGGTGACGGCGGGCAACGCCATCCTCTTCGGCAGCATCGGCCTGACGCTGGGCGACCTGCTGTCGGGCGTGCTGAGCCAGTGGCTCCAGAGTCGCAAGCGCGCGGTGGGCTTCAGCCTGTGCGCGTGGTTCGCGCTGGTGCTCGTGTACGGGCTGATGCCGGGCCTCACGCCCACGCTTATCTACGTCTTGAGCTTCTTCATCGGCCTGACCGTGGGCTACTGGGCCATGCTGGTGACGATGGCGGCCGAGCAGTTCGGCACCAACATCCGCGCCACGGTGGCGACGACGGTGCCCAACTTCGTGCGCGGCTCCGCGGTGCTCGCGGCCAGCGCCTTCGGCTACCTCAAGGGCCACCTCACCGTGGCGCACGCGGCGCTCGCCGTGGGCTCGGTGTGCTTCGTCCTGGCGCTCGTGGCGCTGTCTCGGCTGGCGGAGACCTTCCACCGCGACCTGGACTTCGTGGAGTCGTCGGACGCCGCCGCGGCGGGCGCGGACTCGCGGCCCGGCTCCGCGGGCTAG
- a CDS encoding outer membrane protein assembly factor BamB family protein → MACQRSPADPAFQFSSDASSRTGLTALADGVLLGNEAGAVLRLDREGQPVWTARLGREVAVAPAVAGDGVIAGNVVGDVVCLALEDGKERWRLGGEPPVLTPPVVDGAGTTVFLVAPDSSVRALAVDSGQVRWKRPAVKPQQAAAPRATEGDAGAPAVALPVPGVAPSPPPAPVLVEGVLVVALGDAGVWALDAESGAARWSLPVKDVVGMDSERDTVFVATRPGRVLALAVKDGGTRWEHSFADGVTGPPARALGALWLGAAPSSVVGLSTSEGREVARVELPSPLVGRVQVGLEDLLLVPTSGHEGRLVALKAPGWTQAFTVRADTPLRTRPVVRGPRVFVLGLDGRVLAWRLRAPPPR, encoded by the coding sequence ATGGCGTGCCAGCGGTCCCCGGCGGACCCGGCGTTCCAGTTCTCCAGCGACGCCTCGTCGCGGACCGGGCTCACGGCGCTGGCGGACGGGGTGCTGCTGGGCAACGAGGCCGGCGCGGTGTTGCGCCTGGACCGGGAGGGCCAACCGGTCTGGACCGCCCGGCTGGGCCGGGAGGTGGCGGTGGCCCCCGCCGTCGCGGGCGACGGGGTCATCGCGGGCAACGTGGTGGGCGACGTCGTCTGCCTCGCGCTGGAGGATGGCAAGGAGCGCTGGCGCCTGGGAGGCGAGCCCCCCGTGCTGACGCCGCCGGTGGTGGATGGCGCCGGAACCACCGTCTTCCTGGTGGCTCCAGACAGCTCGGTGCGCGCCCTGGCGGTGGACTCCGGCCAGGTGCGCTGGAAGCGGCCGGCGGTGAAGCCCCAGCAGGCCGCGGCCCCCAGGGCAACGGAAGGGGATGCCGGGGCCCCGGCGGTCGCCCTGCCCGTGCCCGGGGTGGCGCCCTCGCCTCCGCCCGCGCCCGTGCTGGTGGAGGGGGTGCTGGTGGTGGCGCTCGGCGACGCCGGGGTGTGGGCGCTGGACGCGGAGAGCGGCGCGGCGCGGTGGTCCCTGCCGGTGAAGGACGTGGTGGGGATGGACTCGGAGCGCGACACCGTCTTCGTGGCCACGCGCCCGGGGCGGGTGCTGGCGCTGGCGGTGAAGGACGGCGGCACGCGCTGGGAACACTCCTTCGCGGACGGCGTGACGGGACCTCCGGCCCGAGCGCTGGGCGCGCTGTGGCTGGGGGCCGCGCCCTCGTCGGTGGTGGGCCTGTCCACCTCCGAGGGCCGGGAGGTCGCGCGGGTGGAGCTGCCCTCCCCGCTGGTGGGGCGGGTGCAGGTGGGGCTGGAGGACCTGCTGCTGGTGCCCACGTCCGGGCACGAGGGCCGCCTGGTCGCGCTCAAGGCCCCGGGCTGGACGCAGGCGTTCACGGTGCGCGCGGATACGCCGCTGCGCACGCGGCCGGTGGTGCGCGGGCCGCGGGTGTTCGTGCTGGGCCTGGACGGCCGGGTGCTCGCGTGGCGCCTGCGGGCGCCGCCTCCTCGCTGA
- the add gene encoding adenosine deaminase, protein MPTIREDETPNATGIPSSARRSDIIPPPTLAVTEELLHALPKTDLHCHLDGSMRLKTILELAEEQKIKLMADTEDGLARAIHMGQVCKSLEEYLVAFDVTLSVLQTAESLYRAAYELAVDAAAENVRWLEVRYSPALHLQKGLKMTTVIDSVLEGLRAAKRETGIKCAVIVCGIRHINPQTSMRLAELSVAYKNRGVVGFDLAGAEASFPAKDHLDAFRLILKNNVNCTAHAGEAFGPESISQAIHSLGAHRIGHGTRLREDGDLLNYVNDHRIPMEVCPSSNVQTGAVSSLDSHPLKFYFDYGLRVTINTDNRLITDTTVTKELWLAHRQLGLSLEDLTTVIVSGFKSAFMPFREKQDMLRQVNQEIATTLAAFEKRPVAAMRQPA, encoded by the coding sequence ATGCCCACGATTCGTGAAGACGAAACCCCCAACGCCACCGGCATCCCTTCATCCGCCCGGCGCTCGGACATCATCCCGCCCCCCACGCTGGCGGTGACCGAGGAGCTGCTCCACGCGCTCCCCAAGACGGACCTGCACTGCCACCTGGACGGGTCCATGCGGCTGAAGACCATCCTGGAGCTGGCCGAGGAGCAGAAGATCAAGCTCATGGCCGACACCGAGGACGGCCTCGCCCGGGCCATCCACATGGGCCAGGTGTGCAAGAGCCTGGAGGAGTACCTGGTCGCGTTCGACGTGACGCTCTCCGTCCTCCAGACCGCGGAGTCCCTCTACCGCGCCGCCTATGAGCTGGCCGTGGACGCCGCCGCGGAGAACGTGCGCTGGCTGGAGGTGCGCTACTCGCCCGCGCTGCACCTGCAGAAGGGCCTGAAGATGACCACCGTCATCGACTCCGTGCTGGAGGGCCTGCGCGCCGCCAAGCGCGAGACGGGCATCAAGTGCGCCGTCATCGTCTGCGGCATCCGCCACATCAACCCGCAGACGTCCATGCGGCTGGCGGAGCTCTCCGTCGCGTACAAGAACCGCGGCGTCGTCGGCTTCGACCTGGCGGGCGCGGAGGCCAGCTTCCCGGCCAAGGACCACCTGGACGCCTTCCGCCTCATCCTCAAGAACAACGTCAACTGCACCGCGCACGCCGGTGAGGCGTTCGGTCCGGAGTCCATCTCCCAGGCCATCCACTCCCTGGGCGCGCACCGCATCGGCCACGGGACCCGGCTGCGCGAGGACGGGGACCTGCTCAACTACGTCAACGACCACCGCATCCCCATGGAGGTCTGCCCGTCCTCCAACGTCCAGACGGGCGCGGTGTCCTCCCTGGATTCGCACCCGCTCAAGTTCTACTTCGACTACGGCCTGCGCGTGACCATCAACACCGACAACCGCCTCATCACCGACACCACGGTGACGAAGGAGCTGTGGCTGGCGCACCGCCAGCTGGGCCTGTCGCTGGAGGACCTCACCACCGTCATCGTCTCCGGCTTCAAGAGCGCCTTCATGCCGTTCCGGGAGAAGCAGGACATGCTGCGGCAGGTGAACCAGGAGATCGCCACCACGCTCGCCGCGTTCGAGAAGCGCCCCGTCGCGGCCATGCGTCAGCCGGCCTGA
- the glgC gene encoding glucose-1-phosphate adenylyltransferase yields MSKLLAMILAGGAGTRLEPLTRERAKPAVPFGGRYRIIDFVLSNFANSGVYRMKVLTQYKSDSLNNHLSRAWRMTAFLGHYVEAVPAQMRTGLDWYKGSADAIYQNLNIITDEEPDHIFVFGADHVYRMDVRKMLDFHIAQKAACTVAAIPVPIEQGHEFGIIDVGPDGRMLQFLEKPRNPPPMPGNPRMCLASMGNYLFSTDTLVKEVVRDAADETSAHDFGKSIISELYKHEPVYVYDFAQNTVAGQEDKERGYWRDVGNIDVYYQSNMDLVEVDPTFNLYNDRWPIHTQPNNYPPAKFVFADRDNKRVGMATDSLVAEGCIISGGRVHRSVLSPKVRVNSYSEVEDSILFENVTIGRRCRIKRAIIDKNVEIPPGMTIGYDTAEDKRRFHVTSGGVVVIPKGMKVT; encoded by the coding sequence ATGTCAAAGCTGCTGGCCATGATCCTGGCGGGAGGCGCGGGGACGCGCCTGGAACCCCTCACCCGCGAGCGCGCGAAGCCCGCGGTGCCGTTCGGGGGCCGCTATCGCATCATCGACTTCGTCCTCTCCAACTTCGCCAACTCCGGCGTGTACCGGATGAAGGTGCTGACGCAGTACAAGAGCGACTCGCTCAACAACCACCTGTCGCGCGCGTGGCGGATGACGGCGTTCCTGGGCCACTACGTGGAGGCCGTGCCCGCGCAGATGCGCACCGGCCTGGACTGGTACAAGGGCAGCGCGGACGCCATCTACCAGAACCTCAACATCATCACGGACGAGGAGCCGGACCACATCTTCGTCTTCGGCGCGGACCACGTGTACCGGATGGACGTCCGCAAGATGCTGGACTTCCACATCGCGCAGAAGGCGGCGTGCACGGTGGCGGCCATCCCCGTGCCCATCGAACAGGGGCACGAGTTCGGCATCATCGACGTGGGCCCGGACGGGCGGATGCTCCAGTTCCTGGAGAAGCCTCGCAACCCGCCGCCCATGCCGGGCAACCCGAGGATGTGCCTGGCGTCCATGGGCAACTACCTCTTCAGCACGGACACGCTGGTGAAGGAGGTGGTGCGCGACGCCGCGGACGAGACGAGCGCGCACGACTTCGGCAAGTCCATCATCAGCGAGCTGTACAAGCACGAGCCCGTGTACGTGTACGACTTCGCCCAGAACACGGTGGCCGGCCAGGAGGACAAGGAGCGCGGCTACTGGCGGGACGTGGGCAACATCGACGTGTACTACCAGTCCAACATGGACCTGGTGGAGGTGGACCCGACGTTCAACCTCTACAACGACCGCTGGCCCATCCACACGCAGCCCAACAACTACCCGCCGGCGAAGTTCGTCTTCGCGGACCGGGACAACAAGCGCGTGGGCATGGCCACGGACTCGCTGGTGGCGGAGGGCTGCATCATCTCCGGCGGCCGCGTGCACCGCTCCGTGCTGTCGCCGAAGGTGCGGGTGAACTCGTATTCGGAGGTGGAGGACTCCATCCTCTTCGAGAACGTCACCATCGGCCGGCGGTGCCGCATCAAGCGGGCCATCATCGACAAGAACGTGGAGATCCCCCCCGGGATGACCATTGGCTACGACACGGCGGAGGACAAGCGCCGCTTTCACGTCACCTCCGGCGGCGTCGTGGTCATCCCCAAGGGGATGAAGGTCACCTGA
- a CDS encoding diguanylate cyclase translates to MSGDQTRVTKISSLTPGPERGTECCLVQIHGPELGKKYVLEETEFTIGRDQHNHIVVDLDNVSRRHARIWGRQGKMFVEDLQSTNGTYLNDREVLQAQPLRSGDLVKVGGSIFKFLDGDNIETQYHETIYTLTIADGLTGINNKRYFLEYLEREMGRSHRYQRTLSLMMFDIDHFKQINDVHGHLAGDYVLRELAQSIKRLVRREQCFARYGGEEFAIVMPEDGPDKARLFAEKIRKLVEDKRFLFEDKDIPVTISLGVAEVASEMSEPSQFIKVADANLYKAKKSGRNRVVG, encoded by the coding sequence ATGTCTGGCGACCAAACGCGAGTCACCAAGATCTCCAGTCTCACCCCGGGACCCGAGCGCGGCACCGAGTGCTGTCTCGTGCAGATCCACGGACCGGAGCTGGGCAAGAAGTACGTGCTGGAAGAGACCGAGTTCACCATCGGTCGCGACCAGCACAACCACATCGTGGTGGACCTGGACAACGTGTCCCGCCGCCACGCTCGCATCTGGGGCCGCCAGGGGAAGATGTTCGTGGAGGACCTCCAGTCCACCAACGGCACCTACCTCAACGACCGGGAAGTGCTCCAGGCGCAGCCCTTGCGCAGCGGGGACCTGGTGAAGGTGGGCGGCTCCATCTTCAAGTTCCTCGATGGCGACAACATCGAGACGCAGTACCACGAGACCATCTACACGCTGACCATCGCGGACGGTCTCACCGGCATCAACAACAAGCGCTACTTCCTGGAGTACCTGGAGCGGGAGATGGGCCGCTCGCACCGGTACCAGCGCACGCTGTCGTTGATGATGTTCGACATCGACCACTTCAAGCAGATCAACGACGTGCACGGCCACCTGGCCGGCGACTACGTGCTGCGGGAGCTGGCCCAGTCCATCAAGCGGCTGGTGCGGCGCGAGCAGTGCTTCGCGCGCTACGGCGGCGAGGAGTTCGCCATCGTCATGCCGGAGGATGGGCCGGACAAGGCGCGCCTGTTCGCGGAGAAGATCCGCAAGCTGGTGGAGGACAAGCGCTTCCTCTTCGAGGACAAGGACATCCCGGTCACCATCTCCCTGGGCGTCGCGGAAGTGGCGTCGGAGATGTCGGAGCCGTCCCAGTTCATCAAGGTGGCGGACGCGAACCTCTACAAGGCCAAGAAGTCCGGCCGCAACCGCGTGGTGGGCTGA
- a CDS encoding NAD-dependent epimerase/dehydratase family protein: MKLLVTGGTGFLGTHLVPQLVAAGHDVRLIARSKPVGPAFAKTEVQQGDLKDREAVRRALDGVDAVYHLAGLVSFQNKDARRMYELHVDCTREFLRDVREAGVKRVILGSTSGTIAVSKVDRVGTEDDDYPITTVANWPYYLSKIYEEKLALEYCRKHAIPLVVLNPSLLMGPGDDRLSSTWTVVKFLNREIPAMPGGGISFVDARDAADAFVQALTRGEVYGRHLMGVNMSMADFFDRLQRLTGVPAPRMKLPRELTLWGGKLLEQWAKARGTTPKLDPQEVEIGEHFFYLEPAKAERELGFKARDVHETLLDTVQYLYGKMPPGNLPGTRGRLAETREGT, encoded by the coding sequence GTGAAGCTGCTCGTCACCGGAGGCACGGGGTTCCTGGGCACGCACCTGGTGCCCCAGCTGGTGGCCGCGGGCCACGACGTGCGCCTCATCGCGCGCTCGAAGCCCGTGGGCCCCGCGTTCGCGAAGACGGAGGTCCAGCAGGGCGACCTGAAGGACCGCGAGGCGGTGCGCCGCGCGCTGGACGGCGTGGACGCCGTCTACCACCTGGCGGGGCTCGTCTCCTTCCAGAACAAGGACGCGCGGCGGATGTACGAGCTGCACGTGGACTGCACGCGCGAGTTCCTGCGCGACGTGCGCGAAGCGGGCGTCAAGCGCGTCATCCTGGGCTCCACCTCCGGCACCATCGCCGTGTCGAAGGTGGACCGCGTGGGCACGGAGGACGACGACTACCCCATCACCACCGTCGCGAACTGGCCCTACTACCTGTCGAAGATCTACGAGGAGAAGCTGGCGCTGGAGTACTGCCGCAAGCACGCCATCCCGCTCGTGGTGCTCAACCCCAGCCTGCTGATGGGGCCCGGGGATGACCGGCTGTCGTCCACCTGGACGGTGGTGAAGTTCCTCAACCGGGAGATTCCCGCCATGCCCGGCGGCGGCATCTCCTTCGTGGACGCGCGCGACGCGGCGGACGCCTTCGTGCAGGCGCTCACCCGGGGCGAGGTGTACGGCCGCCACCTGATGGGCGTGAACATGTCCATGGCGGACTTCTTCGACCGGCTCCAGCGCCTCACCGGCGTGCCCGCCCCGCGCATGAAGCTGCCGCGCGAGCTCACCCTCTGGGGCGGCAAGCTGCTGGAGCAGTGGGCGAAGGCGCGCGGCACCACGCCGAAGCTCGACCCGCAGGAGGTCGAGATTGGCGAGCACTTCTTCTACCTGGAGCCCGCCAAGGCCGAGCGCGAGCTGGGCTTCAAGGCCCGCGACGTCCACGAGACGCTGCTCGACACCGTGCAGTACCTCTACGGGAAGATGCCGCCCGGGAACCTGCCCGGCACGCGCGGCCGGCTGGCCGAGACCCGCGAAGGCACCTGA